The Lysinibacter cavernae genome has a window encoding:
- a CDS encoding FAD-dependent oxidoreductase, with protein sequence MTKLRLAIVGAGPAGIYAADLLVKAERDFDVSIDLFEHLPAPYGLVRYGVSPDHPRIKGIINALREVLDGGDIRYFGNVHYGTDITLDDLKKHYNAVIFSTGSIKDADLNIPGIELPGSYGAADFVSWFDGHPDVPRTWPLEAESIAVIGNGNVALDISRMLIKHADDLLPTELPDNVYEGLSKNPVTDVHIFGRRGPAHVKFTPLELRELGELRDVDMIVYDEDFEQFDPAAEAAIASNKQVMVINRVMNQWREREVGAASRRLHLHFYAKPLEVVGTDTGNGPVVSAIRYERTTPDGEGGVVGTGEIREIPIQSIYRAVGYFGSPVDGIPFDDQRGVIPNNEGQVIGTDGEIMPGIYATGWIKRGPVGLIGHTKSDAMETLSHLTQDQVNWWTPEDPSEQGVTELLESRGIEYTTVEGWHRLDEHEIARGEAVERPRIKVVPRDEMIRISREG encoded by the coding sequence ATGACGAAGCTCAGGCTTGCAATCGTTGGTGCCGGACCCGCGGGTATTTACGCCGCCGACCTCCTGGTCAAAGCCGAACGTGACTTCGACGTGTCAATCGACCTGTTTGAGCACCTGCCTGCGCCGTACGGGCTCGTGCGTTACGGTGTTTCTCCAGACCACCCGCGCATCAAGGGCATTATCAATGCCCTTCGTGAGGTGCTCGATGGTGGAGACATTCGTTACTTCGGTAACGTGCACTACGGCACCGATATCACGCTTGACGATCTCAAGAAGCACTACAACGCCGTTATCTTTTCGACGGGTTCCATCAAGGATGCCGACCTGAACATCCCCGGCATCGAACTTCCAGGCTCCTATGGCGCCGCTGACTTCGTGAGCTGGTTTGATGGACACCCGGATGTTCCGCGCACGTGGCCGCTCGAAGCCGAGTCGATCGCCGTGATCGGCAACGGTAACGTTGCACTCGATATCTCTCGCATGCTCATCAAGCACGCCGACGACCTGCTGCCAACCGAGCTGCCGGACAACGTGTACGAGGGGCTCAGCAAGAACCCGGTCACCGATGTGCACATCTTTGGCCGAAGGGGTCCAGCGCACGTGAAGTTCACGCCGCTTGAGCTCCGCGAGCTCGGTGAGTTGCGCGACGTCGACATGATCGTCTACGACGAAGACTTTGAGCAGTTTGATCCGGCGGCAGAGGCTGCCATCGCCAGCAATAAGCAGGTCATGGTTATCAATCGCGTGATGAACCAGTGGCGCGAGCGTGAGGTTGGCGCGGCATCCCGCCGACTGCACCTGCACTTCTACGCCAAGCCGCTTGAGGTTGTTGGCACCGACACGGGCAACGGCCCAGTCGTGAGTGCTATCCGTTACGAGCGCACCACGCCAGACGGTGAGGGTGGAGTAGTTGGCACTGGGGAGATTCGCGAGATTCCCATCCAATCGATCTACCGCGCCGTTGGCTACTTCGGCTCGCCCGTTGATGGCATCCCGTTTGACGATCAGCGTGGTGTGATTCCGAACAACGAGGGCCAAGTTATTGGTACCGATGGCGAAATTATGCCCGGCATCTACGCAACCGGCTGGATCAAGCGCGGTCCAGTTGGGCTTATCGGCCACACCAAATCTGACGCGATGGAGACCCTGAGTCACCTCACGCAAGACCAGGTGAACTGGTGGACTCCTGAGGATCCTTCTGAGCAAGGCGTGACCGAGCTGCTTGAGTCGCGTGGGATTGAATACACAACCGTCGAGGGCTGGCACCGTCTGGATGAGCACGAGATTGCTCGTGGTGAGGCTGTCGAGCGCCCCCGCATTAAGGTTGTGCCGCGCGACGAGATGATTCGTATTTCGCGCGAGGGGTAG